The nucleotide sequence CGTCACGCCGGCCACCATAGCCGCAGGCACCAACGTCGCCGACGCCGTCGCAGCGTCGGCCTGTCACCATCTTGCCGGGGATGACGTCCTCGCGACGTCGATCATCGCACCATCTTCACCTCGTGGCATCACACCGCAACGTCCCATCGGCGGCATTGTGCCTCTGCCGGCCATCACCTCGCCCCGGCGTCCTCCACCTCACATGGAGTCTGCCGCGGCGCTGCCACCGCCTCGGATCAacaaggctctgatgccaattgttggcgccgcctcctctcgcagcgccgcttcttcttctacctcttgcTGCCTCTCACCGCTCAACTCTCTTTGTCTCACACAAGAACACACACACATGATGAAACTCagaaaacacacacgcacacagccAAGGAAGAAACCCAACGAGGCTTTGCCCAGAACACTCTTCCTTGGTGCACACAAAGACTACATTTCTCCTACAGCCCTCACGGCCTACTTTTCATTCATCTgatcaacacatatatatacaccgGGTTGGCTCACGCACGCCCTAACCCAGCCTCCACTCGGGCCACTAAACCTACTAACCCATGCACACGCACAAAGCTAGCTAACCAACTACTTGCATGCAGCCAGTTTGTTTCCTTGATTCACTCCAACGTCCCAAGACTAGGACTTGCATGCAGCTCACATCCGGATCAACCCAGCCGGCTAAACATGCACATAGAGCCCCACACTCCAGCCTTCGTCGCACTCGCCGCGCCGCATCACACGGCCACGCTGCCTCACGCAGCACTGCAGTTTCACACTGCCATCGGCATCTCGTCATGCTCACCGTATCACACGACAGCTAGTATCTCGTCTTCTTTGCCCGCTCAGCCGAGACCTCTCCGGAGAAGAACTCCCTAATCTATGCTACATGCACGACTAAAGCAAATATGCAGATACAAGTGATCAAGATTAAGCTAACAGAAGTCGTGCGGCTGCCACGAGGACTCCACCGGGTTGAGCAGCAGGAGCATGTTCGCCGCCACCCAGCCGTTCAGCGACCGCACGACCTCCATGTCGATGCTTCTCGGCGGagcctccaccgccgcggcccaTATCGTCGCCAAACTGGCCGCAACAAAGCTAATTAGTTAGCGGAGCTGCATGCATATAGCTCGGAAGTTGCACACTTGCATTGCGTATACCTGCTGCACCTAGGATTTGCAGGACAGAGGATCCATCCGAGGCGCGTGGCTCTCCCCGAGCCCGCGTCGCTCTTGTTGGAGAAGAAGCAGAGGTTGGCCGACGTGCCCACTGCTAGCCCCAGCTTCGCCATCGATCACCAAACACTCGTGTTGTTGCTGAATGTAGGAATGAATCTCAGCTTGCACACACGGTGCACATCTATATAGGCGAGTCGGAAGGATAGAATGCACCGGCAAAACTACGATGGGAACCAACCAGGAAGGGGAGGGGAGCCATATGGAACAGCCAACGGAATGAATGCGCCGCAGAGCGACGACATTGATGGCGCACATGCACGTTTGACAGAGTGACAGTACGTACTGGAGTAGATTCGGTGCAAGTGTTGATCCCGGAGAAACGTTTCCAACGGACCCCTGCCATGTCTGTGAGTCCATGCTCACGTTTAAGTCTTGATTGACATGCAAAAGAAATGAACAGCCACACTCTGAGAGCATTAAACGTTTCCAACCCACCCCTGCCATGTCTGCGAGTCCATGCTCACGTTTAGCTCCTTGACTGACATGCAAAAGAAAGGGATAGACTAGGGGTCGGTCGACCGAAAACTGATTTTGAGTCGGGCCATTCGGTTTCAGCCATCAGATGCAGAACCAACGGTTAGATGGCTTTCTTCAACCTCCTTTCTCCCCTTCTTCCCTAGAACACCACCAGTGGCAGGCCTAGAATCTCAGCACTGGGGGTGCCACAATTCAAGTTTTGCTAAAATTTACACTACATATAGTATAATTTGGTCTAAACATCCTTGTAACCTCTACAAACAGTCTTAAAATAACATTAGTCTTACATAGATAAAATTATTTTGCAGATTGGTACAGGGTGCCATGACACCCGTGGCACGCCCCTAGATTCGCCACTGAACATCACACGTACCATCAGTTGAACCGCCAGTCCCTGTCACCCGTTCCCGACGGTGTTCCCACGTGAGCCTTGCCACCCCCTCTCCTCATCGCCACACATAGCCGTGCTGGCACCAGCCCCATGCAATCCCTTTAAACTGGCGAAGCATCGGATTTTTTAGGCGAGCCCTGCACTCCCCACCCTGAACCGTCAAGCTTCATACTCGCCTCCACAGGCAGCCACCCGCTACCGCTTGTTCTggccgaggccttgccgtcgtcttGAGCCTCGCTTCACCtaccccgccgccaccgtcggcgGCCTCAGTAATCCGCGCGACTGTTGCTTCCCTCCTGAAAGAATCGACTAACCTAAATTTCAAATTTAGGTGACTGAAGTTCCGCTAAACTGCAAAAGAGATGAACAACCACACTCTACCAGCAATTAATGTTTTTTTTGCGGAGCTCAAACTTGAATTACTCAATAATAGTGTTCGTACAGTCGCTGGTTGCAATCTCCAGCAATTCCAGAGGCCCTGACCGTAGCCATGTCATGGTCCTATTTTCTAGTCTTGCAAAACTCGCTAAACAATCACTAGCTCGATTCTAGGAACAAGGTACATGAGTAATACTACATAATCTAAGTCCTGAAGGTACTTTATTTCCTTAATGATGGAAGCATAAACTGATATGTCCTCCTCCTTGCTTTGTACCATTGAAACCGCAACTGAAGAacgttggggaacgcagtatttaaaaaaaattcctacgatcacgcaagatctatctaggagatgcatagcaatgagaggggagagtgtgtctacatacccttgtagattgaaagtggaagcgtttagtaatgcggttgatgtagtcgaacgtcttcgcgatccaagtaccaaacacacggcacctccgcgatcagcatacgttcagctcgatgatgtcccttgaactcttgatccagttgaggccgagggagagttccgttagcacgacagtgtgatgacggtgatgatgaagttaccggcgcagggcttcacctaagcactacgacgatatgaccgaggtgtataactgtgaaggggggcaccgcacacgactaagagaagacttgatgtgcctttggggtgccccctcccacgtatataaggggggaggagaggtggccgacccTAGGGGGgacgccatgggggggagtcctacttggactcccggtccaagtaggattcaccccccctttcctagtccaagtaggagtagaagggaaggaggaagagaagagaaggaaggagggaggcgccaccccctccccttgtccaattcggactgggcaagggGGGGTGGCGCCACCTCTGgctggccctctctcttctccactaaggcccatggtggcccattaacctccggggggggggtccggtaacccctggtactccgaaacttatccgaaacgacccgaaccattccagtgtccgaattgttggggaacgttgcagaaaacaaaaattttcctacggtttcaccaagatccatctatgagttcatctagcaacgagtgatcggattgcatctacatacctttgtagatcacgcgcgaaagcgttcaaagaacggggatgaggaagtcgtactcgacatgatccaaatcaccggagatcctagcgccgaacggatggcacctccgcgttcaacacacgtacggtcagcgtgacatctcctccttcttgatccagcaagggggaaggagaggttgaggaagatggctccagcagcagcacgacggcgtggtggtggagcagcagtactccggcagggcttcgccaagctcgtgacggaggaggagatgtgttggggaggggaggggctgcgccttggatgtcctttgcagccctcccctcacccctctatttataggggaagggggaagggggccggccccctctagatgagatctagagggagcgcggcggccaaggggagggggcgcccccccttagggtttcccccaaccctaggcgcatgggccctagggggagtggcgccccagcccactttgggctggattccttcctcatacagcccataaggccctccaggagaggtggcccctcccggtggacccccggaacccctccggtggccccggtacaataccgatatgcctccgaacctttccggtgaccgtatgacaacttcccatatataattctttacctccggattattccagaactcctcgtgacgtccaggatctcatacgggactccgaacaactttcagattactacatactcatatctatacaaccctagcgtcaccgaaccttaagtgtgtagaccctacgggttcgggagacaagcagacatgaccgagacgactctctggtcaataaccaacagcgggatctggatacccatgttggctcccacatgctcctcgatgatctcatcggatgaaccacgatgtcgaggacctaatcaatcccgtactcaattccctttgtcaatcggtacgttacttgcccgagactcgatcgtcggtatcccaataccttgttcagtctcgttaccggcaagtcactttatcgtaccgtaatgcatgatcccgtgatcaaccacttgatcacattgagctcattatgatgatgcattaccgagtgggcccagagatacctctccgtcatacggagtgacaaatcccagtctcgattcatgccaacccaacagacactttcggagatacctgtatgtacctttatagtcacccagttacgttgtgacgtttggcacacccaaggcactcctacggtatccgggagttgcacattctcatggtctaaggaaatgatacttgacatccagaaaagctacagcaaacgaactacacgatctttgtgctatgcttaggtttgggtcttgtccatcacatcattctcctaatgatgtgatcccgttatcaatgacatccccatgtccatagccaggaaaccatgactatctgttgatcaacgagctagtcaactagaggctcactagggacaccattatggtctatgtattcacacatgtattaggatttccggacaatacaattatagcatgaataatagacaattatcatgaacaaggaaatataataatcattttattattgcctctagggcatatttccaatagtctcccacttgcactagagtcaatcatctagttacattgtgatgaatcgaacacccatgggattctggtgttgatcatgttttgctctagggagaggtttagtcaacggatctgctacattcaggtccgtatgtactttacaaatctctatgtctccattttgaacactttcacgaatggagttgaagcgacgcttgatatgcctggtcttcctgtgaaacctgggctccttggcaagggcaatagctccagtgttgtcatagaagagagtcatcaggcctgacgcattgggtatgactcctaggtcggtaatgaactccttcacccagactgcttcgtgtgctacctccgaggctgccatgtactccgcttcacatgtagatcccgccacaacgctttgcttgcaactgcaccagcttactgccccaccattcaaaatatacacgtatccggtttgtgacttagagccatccagatctgtgtcaaagctagcatcgacgtaaccctttacgacaagctcttcgtcacctccataaacgagaaacatttccttagtccttttcagatacttcaggatatttttgaccactgtccagtgttccatgccgggattactttggtaccttcctaccaaactcacgacaaggtttacatcaggtctggtacacagcatagcatacatgatagaccctatggccgaggcataggggatgacactcatcttttctctatcttctgccgtggtcgggcattgagccaagctcaatctcgtaccttgcaatacaggcaagaaccccttctttgactgatccattttgaacttcttcaatatcttgtcaaggtacgtactctgtgaaagaccaatgaggcgtctcgatctatctctacagatcttgatgcctaatatataagcagcttctccaaggtccttcattgaaaaacacttgttcaaataggcctttatgctttccaagaattctatatcatttcccatcaacagtatgtcatccacatacaatatgagaaatgctacagagctcccactcactttcttgtaaatgcaggcttctccataagtctgcataaacccaaatgctttgatcatctcatcaaagcgaatgttccaactccgagatgcttgcaccagcccataaatcgagcgttggagcttgcacaccttgtcagcattcttaggatcgacaaaaccttccggttgcatcatatacaattcttccttaaggaaaccattaaggaatgccgttttgacgtctatttgccatatttcataatcatagaatgcggcaattgctaacatgatttggacggacttcagttcgctacgggtgagaaagtctcatcgtagtcaaccccttgaacttgtcgataacccttagcgacaagccgtgctttatagatggtcacattaccatccgcgtctgtcttcttcttaaagatccatttattttctatggctcgccgatcaacgggcaagtcagtcaaagtccatacttcgttttcata is from Triticum aestivum cultivar Chinese Spring chromosome 3A, IWGSC CS RefSeq v2.1, whole genome shotgun sequence and encodes:
- the LOC123063020 gene encoding acyl-[acyl-carrier-protein] desaturase 4, chloroplastic-like, producing MAKLGLAVGTSANLCFFSNKSDAGSGRATRLGWILCPANPRCSSLATIWAAAVEAPPRSIDMEVVRSLNGWVAANMLLLLNPVESSWQPHDFC